From a single Raphanus sativus cultivar WK10039 chromosome 3, ASM80110v3, whole genome shotgun sequence genomic region:
- the LOC108846301 gene encoding solute carrier family 40 member 2: MEETETRAFLSNEQHPEEEEEPQLPRSMVMSLYLGYFLARWGARTWEFSVALYMIYLWPNSLFLTAMYGAVESGSTAIFGPIVGQMIDGMSYVKVLRLWLVTQNLSFIVAGGSVIALLLVPDLKSQNFPVFATLVVLTNLSGAIGVLSTLAGTILIERDWVVVMSEGHSPAVLTRMNSVVRGIDLSSKLLSPVITGLIISFVSLEASAVTFAAWATITVWIEYWLFISVYNGVPAILQSDERRCLRLSSQTDIASQYYVPLLTDENTQSRSGNMRILERISESSFVGAWRNYLNQDIVLPGVALALLFFTVLSFGTLMTATLEWKGIPTYIIGIGRGISAGVGLTATVVYPLLLSRLSPLRTGLWSFWSQWTCLLVCVGSIWVEKEKIASYMLMAGVAASRLGLWMFDLAVIQQMQDLVPESDRCVVGGVQNSLQAALDLMANLLGIIVSNPKDFWILTLISFATVSLAGVLYTVHLYRIRKHLFHLEKIPLLNNFFIRNRST; encoded by the exons ATGGAGGAGACAGAAACTAGGGCTTTCCTATCAAACGAACAACatccagaagaagaagaagagccacAGTTACCACGTTCCATGGTGATGTCTCTCTATCTAGGCTATTTTCTTGCTCGATGGGGTGCCAG AACTTGGGAATTCTCAGTTGCTCTTTATATGATTTACCTCTGGCCAAACTCTCTGTTTCTCACTGCCATGTACGGTGCTGTAGAATCCGGCTCCACCGCAATCTTCGGTCCCATTGTAGGCCAAATGATAGATGGAATGAGCTACGTTaaagtccttagactctggctTGTAACTCAAAACCTCTCCTTCATTGTTGCTGGTGGTTCAGTCATTGCTTTGCTCCTAGTCCCTGATCTCAAGTCTCAAAACTTCCCGGTCTTCGCAACATTAGTCGTGTTGACAAACCTCTCTGGTGCCATTGGTGTACTCTCTACTCTTGCAGGCACCATTTTGATCGAACGAGACTG GGTTGTGGTTATGTCGGAAGGTCATTCACCGGCTGTTTTAACAAGAATGAACTCTGTTGTTAGAGGAATTGACTTGAGCTCTAAGCTGCTGTCTCCGGTTATCACTGGTTTAATTATTAGCTTTGTCTCTCTAGAGGCATCAGCTGTCACGTTCGCGGCTTGGGCTACTATAACAGTGTGGATAGAATATTGGCTCTTTATATCTGTATACAATGGTGTTCCTGCGATACTACAAAGCGACGAGAGAAGGTGTTTAAGGTTGTCGTCTCAAACAGATATTGCATCTCAGTATTATGTTCCTCTTTTAACCGATGAGAACACACAAAGTAGAAGTGGAAACATGAGGATTCTTGAGAGAATCTCGGAGTCTTCTTTTGTTGGTGCGTGGAGGAACTATCTTAATCAAGATATTGTGCTTCCTGGAGTTGCGTTGGCTCTACTGTTCTTCACTGTCCTCAG CTTTGGGACATTGATGACGGCAACGTTGGAGTGGAAAGGGATACCTACTTATATCATTGGTATAGGCAGAGGAATCAGCGCCGGTGTTGGACTAACTGCTACAGTCGTGTACCCTCTCTTGCTGTCCCGTCTCTCACCACTCAGAACCGGACTCTGGTCCTTCTGGTCTCAG TGGACCTGTCTTTTGGTCTGTGTTGGATCGATTTGGGTGGAAAAGGAGAAAATAGCATCATACATGCTCATGGCTGGAGTTGCTGCTTCAAGGCTTGGCTTGTGGATGTTTGATCTAGCAGTAATCCAACAAATGCAG GATCTTGTACCGGAATCGGACCGTTGTGTGGTTGGAGGTGTACAGAACTCGTTACAAGCGGCACTTGACTTGATGGCTAATCTTTTAGGTATCATTGTATCTAATCCTAAG GATTTCTGGATATTGACGTTGATCTCATTCGCTACGGTTTCGTTAGCCGGAGTTCTCTATACAGTTCATCTCTACCGTATCCGAAAACATCTGTTTCACTTGGAGAAGATTCCACTATTGAACAACTTTTTCATTCGTAATCGTTCAACTTAG
- the LOC108844239 gene encoding ras-related protein RABE1d isoform X1 — protein MAVAPARARSDYDYLIKLLLIGDSGVGKSCLLLRFSDDTFTTSFITTIGIDFKIRTVELDGKRIKLQIWDTAGQERFRTITTAYYRGAMGILLVYDVTDESSFNNIRNWMKNIEQHASDNVNKILVGNKADMDESKRAIPTAKGQALADEYGIKFFETSAKTNLNVESVFLSIAKDIKQRLTETDTKTEPQGIKITKQDAASSSSTTAEKSACCSYV, from the exons ATGGCGGTTGCTCCGGCGAGAGCTCGTTCTGACTATGATTACCTCATCAAGCTCCTTCTCATCGGAGACAGCG GTGTGGGGAAGAGTTGCTTGTTGCTGCGTTTCTCAGATGATACTTTCACTACAAGTTTCATTACTACCATTGG aattgaCTTCAAGATAAGAACCGTGGAGCTTGATGGGAAGCGTATCAAATTGCAGATATGGGACACTGCTGGTCAAGAACGTTTCAGAACTATCACCACAG CGTATTACAGAGGAGCGATGGGTATACTGCTTGTCTACGACGTAACCGATGAGTCATCCTTCAACA ACATTAGGAACTGGATGAAGAACATAGAGCAGCATGCCTCAGATAACGTCAACAAAATACTGGTCGGTAACAAAGCTGACATGGATGAAAGCAAAAGG GCTATCCCAACAGCAAAGGGCCAAGCTTTAGCTGATGAATATGGAATCAAATTCTTTGAAACG AGTGCAAAAACAAACCTCAATGTTGAGTCGGTTTTCCTCTCTATTGCAAAAGACATCAAACAAAGATTGACAGAAACCGATACAAAGACAGAG CCTCAAGGCATCAAGATCACTAAACAAGATGCTGCTTCATCGTCTTCTACTACAGCTGAGAAATCAGCTTGCTGTAGTTATGTTTAG
- the LOC108847622 gene encoding purine-uracil permease NCS1 produces MVRLHPHVTQEDLISTAKVQSPSHNSLISFLSPLCEREGSMVSSCISLGLHLHPHPHKLNHHSLSSLRFRTKAKTHHHVSYTAPSDAQHRSLPHCGWSDHNLSSSRSVNNFGLSRSGVIRPRLSAMTGSEVGDFGYDESQFDPTLTNDDLKPTKPSQRTFSWLDMSSLWIGLVVGVPTYYLAGSLVDLGMAWWQGIATVVAANLILLVPLVLTAQPGTMYGISFPVLARSSFGIRGAHIPTLLRALVGCGWYGIETWIGGEAIFLLLPSHIKNSALSHTLPWLGTSPLEFSCFIVFWLAQLCIVWRGMDGIRKLEKYSAPILITLTSCLLAWSYVKAGGFGHMLSLSSKLTSSQFWTLFFPSLTANISFWATLALNIPDFSRFAKSQTDQIIGQVGLPVFMGLFTFVGLAVTSSTSIIFGRVISNPIQLLGQIGGLATTLLAILGISLATITTNIAANVVAPANALVNLNPKVFTFGRGALLTAVLGIVCQPWRLLKSSESFVYTWLIGYSALLGPIGGIVLADYYLIKKMKLNIGDLYSLSASGEYYYSKGYNAAAVAALVAGIIPVVPGFLHKVGALSKISNGFVVVYDNALFFSFIIAGFVYWIIMSRLRRKQSSSSQPLL; encoded by the coding sequence ATGGTTCGTCTCCATCCACATGTTACCCAAGAGGACTTAATTAGCACAGCTAAGGTACAATCTCCATCTCACAATTCTCtcatctcttttctctctccttTGTGTGAGAGAGAAGGCTCGATGGTTTCCAGTTGCATTAGCCTTGGCCTCCATCTCCATCCTCATCCCCACAAACTTAATCATCATTCACTTTCTTCCTTAAGATTCCGCACAAAAGCTAAAACCCATCACCATGTCTCATATACAGCTCCGTCTGATGCACAACATAGAAGTCTCCCACACTGCGGATGGAGCGATCACAACTTGAGTTCTAGCCGGTCCGTTAACAACTTTGGTTTGAGTCGGTCTGGTGTCATCCGCCCAAGACTCTCGGCGATGACAGGGTCAGAAGTCGGTGACTTTGGTTACGACGAATCACAATTCGACCCGACTCTCACGAACGACGACTTGAAACCGACGAAACCAAGCCAAAGAACGTTCTCTTGGTTGGATATGTCGAGTTTATGGATCGGTCTCGTTGTCGGCGTGCCTACCTATTACCTGGCTGGAAGCTTAGTGGACTTAGGCATGGCGTGGTGGCAAGGGATAGCCACAGTGGTTGCTGCCAATCTAATACTCCTCGTGCCGCTGGTTCTCACCGCACAGCCTGGCACCATGTACGGAATATCTTTCCCAGTCCTCGCTAGATCATCCTTCGGCATCCGTGGAGCCCATATTCCGACACTACTCAGAGCATTGGTGGGTTGCGGATGGTATGGTATCGAGACATGGATCGGAGGAGAAGCTATCTTCTTGCTCTTACCGTCTCACATCAAGAACTCGGCTCTGTCTCATACACTACCTTGGCTTGGAACTTCTCCGCTTGAGTTCTCTTGTTTCATTGTCTTCTGGTTGGCTCAGCTTTGTATCGTCTGGAGAGGAATGGACGGAATCAGAAAGCTCGAGAAGTATTCAGCTCCTATTCTGATCACTCTCACTTCTTGTCTCCTTGCCTGGTCTTATGTCAAAGCTGGTGGGTTCGGTCACATGCTTTCCTTGTCATCCAAGCTAACCTCGTCACAGTTCTGGACTCTCTTCTTCCCATCTCTAACCGCAAACATAAGTTTCTGGGCAACTCTAGCTTTAAACATCCCTGATTTTTCCCGGTTTGCGAAATCACAAACCGATCAAATCATCGGTCAAGTTGGACTTCCGGTTTTCATGGGTTTGTTCACGTTCGTTGGCTTAGCTGTTACGTCCTCCACGAGTATCATCTTCGGAAGAGTCATCTCCAATCCCATCCAGCTTCTCGGTCAAATCGGAGGCCTAGCCACAACTCTACTCGCTATCCTCGGAATCTCCCTCGCCACAATCACCACAAACATAGCTGCAAACGTGGTCGCACCAGCAAACGCGCTGGTGAATCTAAACCCTAAGGTTTTCACATTCGGAAGAGGAGCCTTGTTGACCGCGGTTCTTGGAATCGTGTGTCAGCCTTGGAGATTGCTCAAGTCGAGTGAGAGCTTTGTCTACACATGGCTCATCGGTTACTCTGCGCTTCTTGGTCCGATCGGCGGCATAGTTCTTGCAGATTATTACCTGATCAAGAAGATGAAACTGAACATTGGAGACTTGTACTCTTTGAGTGCCTCCGGTGAATATTATTATTCCAAGGGATATAATGCGGCTGCTGTGGCGGCTTTGGTCGCCGGAATCATCCCAGTCGTGCCTGGTTTTCTACACAAGGTCGGAGCTTTGTCAAAGATCTCAAATGGGTTCGTTGTTGTTTACGACAACGCATTGTTTTTCAGCTTCATCATCGCAGGATTTGTCTATTGGATAATAATGTCTCGTCTGAGAAGGAAACAGAGCTCTTCTTCACAGCCACTTTTGTAA
- the LOC108845680 gene encoding MATH domain and coiled-coil domain-containing protein At2g42465-like gives MASSLILHIAKWIFKHYPETALHAQTQDLALRTKEMNVLLDIFKTLSYKKSCDVSDAQIRYVSDNLSYLKRAGFKVEWLRAKFDDVSLNACEARIVKLKEHEHMVSYLKAKLKYDEAKLKNL, from the coding sequence ATGGCTTCATCGTTGATCCTTCACATAGCCAAGTGGATTTTTAAGCATTATCCAGAAACTGCACTGCATGCTCAGACGCAAGACCTAGCGCTTAGGACCAAAGAAATGAACGTTCTCCTTGATATCTTCAAGACACTTTCCTACAAGAAGTCGTGTGATGTATCTGATGCTCAAATACGCTATGTTTCAGATAATTTGTCTTATTTGAAACGCGCAGGGTTTAAGGTGGAATGGTTGAGGGCAAAGTTTGATGATGTTTCTTTGAATGCTTGTGAAGCAAGGATTGTAAAGCTCAAGGAACACGAGCACATGGTTTCCTATCTCAAAGCTAAGTTGAAATACGATGAGGCCAAGTTGAAGAATCTATAG
- the LOC108847274 gene encoding uncharacterized protein LOC108847274 isoform X3: MAVRLARSLAASSRSRPSLISIAFYSSSSSWWSSPDDLTAGSKRREKKTTDRFSAAIDAVHDRKLPPELRGRRDFVRSETDIINVVEQRIWHSMEEGQFENLPGKGKPLNLHTNPHADPAEDTLYRILNKNGFAPEWVELNKDIRSKAKEWRVSLKKAWTMKLEDDQSGWEEQSNLLKTQLKQINNMVFRYNLIVPFGRQMFGLKWEKEIDRLKE, from the exons ATGGCGGTTCGTCTCGCGAGGTCACTGGCGGCGTCCTCCCGATCACGTCCGTCGCTGATCTCCATCGCCTTTTATTCGTCTTCGTCCTCTTGGTGGTCGTCTCCCGATGATCTGACGGCGGGATCGAAGAGGCGGGAGAAGAAGACTACAGACCGTTTCTCCGCCGCGATCGACGCAGTCCATGACCGGAAGCTCCCGCCGGAGCTACGCGGACGGCGCGATTTCGTAAG GTCAGAGACTGACATAATCAACGTGGTCGAGCAAAGGATATGGCACTCAATGGAAGAAGGCCAGTTTGAGAATTTGCCTGGTAAAGGCAAACCCTTGAACCTCCACACAAATCCTCACGCCGACCCAGCGGAGGATACATTGTATCGGATTCTTAACAAGAACGGGTTTGCTCCCGAATGGGTGGAGCTCAACAAAGACATACGAAGCAAAGCAAAAGAATGGAGAGTTTCACTGAAGAAAGCATGGACTATGAAACTCGAAGATGACCAATCGGGTTGGGAAGAGCAGTCAAATTTGCTTAAAACACAGTTGAAGCAAATCAACAACATG GTTTTTAGGTATAATCTGATTGTTCCTTTTGGCCGTCAAATGTTTGGGTTGAAGTGGGAGAAAGAGATTGATCGCTTGAAAGAATAA
- the LOC108844620 gene encoding dual specificity phosphatase Cdc25 yields MVRSICSFFGRKKKMAARSISYITSTQLLPLHRRPNIAIIDVRDEERNYDGHIAGSLHYASGSFDDRISHLVQHVKDKDTLVFHCALSQVRGPTCARRLVNYLDEKKQETGIKNIMILERGFNGWEAAGKPVCRCADVPCKGDCT; encoded by the exons ATGGTGAGAAGCATTTGTTCTTTCTTCggtagaaagaagaagatggcgGCGAGGAGCATCTCTTACATCACCTCAACTCAGCTCCTTCCTCTCCATCGTCGTCCCAACATCGCCATCATAGATGTCAG GGATGAAGAGAGGAACTATGATGGACATATAGCTGGTTCTCTACACTATGCGAGTGGCTCTTTTGATGATAGGATCTCTCATCTTGTTCAACATGTCAAGGATAAAGACACACTTGTCTTCCATTGTGCTCTGAGCCAg GTTCGTGGCCCAACATGTGCAAGAAGACTCGTTAATTATCTTGACGAGAAGAAACAAGAAACTGgaataaaaaacataatgatCTTGGAACGTGGCTTCAATGGCTGGGAAGCTGCTGGAAAACCGGTTTGCCGCTGCGCAGACGTCCCTTGCAAAGGCGACTGCACCTAA
- the LOC108844239 gene encoding ras-related protein RABE1d isoform X2: MITSSSSFSSETAVWGRVACCCVSQMILSLQVSLLPLGIIDFKIRTVELDGKRIKLQIWDTAGQERFRTITTAYYRGAMGILLVYDVTDESSFNNIRNWMKNIEQHASDNVNKILVGNKADMDESKRAIPTAKGQALADEYGIKFFETSAKTNLNVESVFLSIAKDIKQRLTETDTKTEPQGIKITKQDAASSSSTTAEKSACCSYV, encoded by the exons ATGATTACCTCATCAAGCTCCTTCTCATCGGAGACAGCG GTGTGGGGAAGAGTTGCTTGTTGCTGCGTTTCTCAGATGATACTTTCACTACAAGTTTCATTACTACCATTGGGTAT aattgaCTTCAAGATAAGAACCGTGGAGCTTGATGGGAAGCGTATCAAATTGCAGATATGGGACACTGCTGGTCAAGAACGTTTCAGAACTATCACCACAG CGTATTACAGAGGAGCGATGGGTATACTGCTTGTCTACGACGTAACCGATGAGTCATCCTTCAACA ACATTAGGAACTGGATGAAGAACATAGAGCAGCATGCCTCAGATAACGTCAACAAAATACTGGTCGGTAACAAAGCTGACATGGATGAAAGCAAAAGG GCTATCCCAACAGCAAAGGGCCAAGCTTTAGCTGATGAATATGGAATCAAATTCTTTGAAACG AGTGCAAAAACAAACCTCAATGTTGAGTCGGTTTTCCTCTCTATTGCAAAAGACATCAAACAAAGATTGACAGAAACCGATACAAAGACAGAG CCTCAAGGCATCAAGATCACTAAACAAGATGCTGCTTCATCGTCTTCTACTACAGCTGAGAAATCAGCTTGCTGTAGTTATGTTTAG
- the LOC108845679 gene encoding polyadenylate-binding protein, cytoplasmic and nuclear encodes MSNQDRHGSSSRPSQFTSLYLANIDPQVSDEALIQMFSCFGKIIRSVLPKDFRGEPRGFAFIEFESSDSAEQAFEHMNGTLIGQKIICVERTPKVDEGGFI; translated from the exons ATGAGTAACCAGGATCGTCACGGATCTTCTTCTCGTCCAAGCCAGTTCACGAGTTTGTATTTAGCAAATATCGATCCACAAGTCTCTGATGAGGCATTGATTCAGATGTTCTCGTGCTTCGGAAAGATTATAAGATCGGTTCTACCAAAGGATTTCAGAGGAGAGCCGCGGGGATTTGCTTTCATTGAGTTTGAAAGCAGTGATAGCGCTGAACAAGCCTTTGAACACATGAACGGAACGTTAATAG GTCAGAAGATTATATGCGTTGAGAGGACGCCGAAGGTCGACGAAGGTGGATTCATATAA
- the LOC108847274 gene encoding pentatricopeptide repeat-containing protein At4g38150 isoform X1, with protein MAVRLARSLAASSRSRPSLISIAFYSSSSSWWSSPDDLTAGSKRREKKTTDRFSAAIDAVHDRKLPPELRGRRDFVRFPWLCIRVFVRQFSSEKNRANTKVNFSLSDDESDAETVDSVKPELSPPYDPFSKKPSVEDPQDPKNFQEIFHKMKTEGLTNEAVKMFDALSKDGLTHEALEIFSQMKEKHHMPEVVAHTAIVEAYAKAGRPKESLKVFTRMLACGVLPNAYTYTVLIRGLAADVKTLKDAKKHLLEMLGNGMSPNAATYTAVFEGFVREEQEEAARELLREMKGKGFVPDEKAAKEALKSKRGQVIRTVINLLFNK; from the exons ATGGCGGTTCGTCTCGCGAGGTCACTGGCGGCGTCCTCCCGATCACGTCCGTCGCTGATCTCCATCGCCTTTTATTCGTCTTCGTCCTCTTGGTGGTCGTCTCCCGATGATCTGACGGCGGGATCGAAGAGGCGGGAGAAGAAGACTACAGACCGTTTCTCCGCCGCGATCGACGCAGTCCATGACCGGAAGCTCCCGCCGGAGCTACGCGGACGGCGCGATTTCGTAAG GTTTCCTTGGCTTTGCATTAGAGTTTTCGTAAGGCAATTCAGCTCAGAGAAGAATCGAGCTAACACCAAAGTCAACTTCTCACTCTCTGATGACGAATCAGATGCGGAAACTGTCGATTCCGTCAAGCCGGAGCTCTCACCTCCTTATGATCCTTTCAGCAAGAAACCTTCCGTTGAGGATCCACAAGATCCCAAGAATTTCCAGGAAATATTCCACAAGATGAAAACAGAAGGACTCACCAACGAAGCTGTCAAAATGTTTGATGCCTTGTCCAAAGACGGCCTTACGCATGAGGCGCTTGAGATTTTCTCTCAGATGAAGGAGAAGCACCACATGCCAGAGGTTGTGGCACATACTGCTATAGTTGAGGCCTATGCTAAGGCAGGCCGGCCTAAGGAGTCTCTGAAGGTTTTCACGCGTATGCTGGCTTGTGGAGTGTTGCCTAATGCTTATACGTATACGGTTTTGATCAGAGGGCTTGCAGCGGACGTTAAAACGCTCAAGGATGCGAAGAAGCACTTGTTGGAAATGTTGGGGAATGGTATGAGTCCTAATGCTGCCACTTATACCGCTGTGTTTGAAGGTTTTGTAAGAGAGGAACAAGAGGAAGCAGCTAGGGAACTGTTGCGAGAAATGAAGGGAAAGGGTTTTGTGCCTGATGAGAAAGCTGCGAAAGAGGCTCTTAAATCTAAAAGAGGCCAAGTTATTAGGACTGTCATCAACCTTTTGTTTAataagtag
- the LOC108846386 gene encoding zinc finger protein ZAT5 yields the protein MTSVHEETRLVLLIKGKRTKRQRSASPHMNAEAMSSVCNEERSLEAREEGADEIKFLGATDEDQDMANCLMLLSKGHKSKGSGDHLSTQKIGFLSDKKPVTPLGLGRDGVYQCKTCDKSFHSFQALGGHRTSHKKPKLGATILKCNEKKSAVSAVKTVEAARVVGSFLSLQVTSSDGSKKQEKTHECSICKAEFSSGQALGGHMRRHRGLTLNANANSTIKTATSSIHHQESIREKNFMELDLNLPAPEDEPKLVFASKDQILLFAAASNSLIDCHH from the coding sequence ATGACAAGTGTTCATGAGGAGACGCGTCTAGTACTCCTCATCAAGGGCAAACGCACCAAACGTCAGCGATCTGCGTCTCCTCATATGAATGCAGAAGCAATGTCAAGCGTTTGCAACGAGGAACGATCACTGGAGGCAAGAGAAGAAGGAGCTGATGAAATCAAATTCTTGGGAGCTACGGACGAAGACCAAGACATGGCGAATTGTCTAATGTTGTTGTCCAAAGGGCATAAATCAAAAGGTAGTGGTGATCATTTGTCGACGCAAAAAATTGGTTTCTTGAGCGACAAGAAACCGGTGACTCCTCTAGGGCTAGGGCGAGACGGTGTTTACCAGTGCAAAACGTGTGATAAAAGCTTCCACTCGTTTCAAGCGCTAGGAGGACACAGGACTAGCCATAAGAAGCCTAAACTCGGAGCAACCATTCTCAAATGCAACGAGAAGAAATCTGCGGTGTCTGCAGTTAAAACAGTTGAAGCTGCGAGAGTTGTAGGAAGCTTTCTTTCTCTACAAGTAACTAGCAGTGACGGTAGCAAGAAACAGGAGAAAACACATGAATGTTCGATCTGCAAGGCTGAGTTTTCTTCAGGACAAGCCTTGGGAGGTCACATGAGAAGGCATAGAGGTTTAACATTGAATGCAAATGCTAACTCAACAATCAAAACAGCGACATCATCAATTCATCATCAAGAATCTATACGGGAAAAGAACTTTATGGAGTTAGATCTTAATCTTCCAGCGCCAGAAGATGAACCTAAACTCGTGTTTGCGTCCAAAGATCAGATTCTCCTCTTCGCGGCTGCGTCCAATTCTTTGATTGATTGTCATCACTAA
- the LOC108847274 gene encoding pentatricopeptide repeat-containing protein At4g38150 isoform X2: MAVRLARSLAASSRSRPSLISIAFYSSSSSWWSSPDDLTAGSKRREKKTTDRFSAAIDAVHDRKLPPELRGRRDFVRVFVRQFSSEKNRANTKVNFSLSDDESDAETVDSVKPELSPPYDPFSKKPSVEDPQDPKNFQEIFHKMKTEGLTNEAVKMFDALSKDGLTHEALEIFSQMKEKHHMPEVVAHTAIVEAYAKAGRPKESLKVFTRMLACGVLPNAYTYTVLIRGLAADVKTLKDAKKHLLEMLGNGMSPNAATYTAVFEGFVREEQEEAARELLREMKGKGFVPDEKAAKEALKSKRGQVIRTVINLLFNK; the protein is encoded by the exons ATGGCGGTTCGTCTCGCGAGGTCACTGGCGGCGTCCTCCCGATCACGTCCGTCGCTGATCTCCATCGCCTTTTATTCGTCTTCGTCCTCTTGGTGGTCGTCTCCCGATGATCTGACGGCGGGATCGAAGAGGCGGGAGAAGAAGACTACAGACCGTTTCTCCGCCGCGATCGACGCAGTCCATGACCGGAAGCTCCCGCCGGAGCTACGCGGACGGCGCGATTTCGTAAG AGTTTTCGTAAGGCAATTCAGCTCAGAGAAGAATCGAGCTAACACCAAAGTCAACTTCTCACTCTCTGATGACGAATCAGATGCGGAAACTGTCGATTCCGTCAAGCCGGAGCTCTCACCTCCTTATGATCCTTTCAGCAAGAAACCTTCCGTTGAGGATCCACAAGATCCCAAGAATTTCCAGGAAATATTCCACAAGATGAAAACAGAAGGACTCACCAACGAAGCTGTCAAAATGTTTGATGCCTTGTCCAAAGACGGCCTTACGCATGAGGCGCTTGAGATTTTCTCTCAGATGAAGGAGAAGCACCACATGCCAGAGGTTGTGGCACATACTGCTATAGTTGAGGCCTATGCTAAGGCAGGCCGGCCTAAGGAGTCTCTGAAGGTTTTCACGCGTATGCTGGCTTGTGGAGTGTTGCCTAATGCTTATACGTATACGGTTTTGATCAGAGGGCTTGCAGCGGACGTTAAAACGCTCAAGGATGCGAAGAAGCACTTGTTGGAAATGTTGGGGAATGGTATGAGTCCTAATGCTGCCACTTATACCGCTGTGTTTGAAGGTTTTGTAAGAGAGGAACAAGAGGAAGCAGCTAGGGAACTGTTGCGAGAAATGAAGGGAAAGGGTTTTGTGCCTGATGAGAAAGCTGCGAAAGAGGCTCTTAAATCTAAAAGAGGCCAAGTTATTAGGACTGTCATCAACCTTTTGTTTAataagtag
- the LOC108847278 gene encoding MATH domain and coiled-coil domain-containing protein At2g42470-like, whose protein sequence is MWLHSYLEATSTVKLSLTIYQSISQVMGNQLQRQRKVTAHGFIIASSQVKLANWIFKTYPETSANVKLQDDVLRTRCINLLFNIIKRLYHKRLSDLTDDELSKASQELSDVTQAGFSVEWLASKLEKLSLEKKTSEDRIRELEEEVEKLKLSMSEEKAKLKKQPSWITKSEIPISL, encoded by the coding sequence ATGTGGTTACATAGCTATCTTGAAGCAACAAGTACTGTAAAACTTTCCCTCACAATTTACCAATCGATCTCTCAAGTGATGGGGAACCAATTACAGAGACAAAGAAAGGTAACTGCACACGGATTCATCATTGCTTCTTCGCAGGTGAAGCTAGCAAACTGGATATTTAAGACATACCCGGAGACTTCAGCTAATGTTAAATTGCAAGACGATGTGCTCAGGACAAGATGCATAAACCTTCTATTCAACATCATCAAGAGACTCTACCACAAACGTCTAAGTGATCTCACGGATGATGAACTGAGCAAAGCTTCCCAGGAGTTGTCTGATGTGACGCAAGCTGGTTTTAGTGTGGAATGGTTGGCTTCAAAGCTTGAGAAACTGTCCTTGGAGAAGAAGACATCTGAAGATCGGATTCGGGAACTAGAAGAAGAGGTTGAAAAACTTAAGCTAAGTATGTCAGAGGAGAAGGCCAAGTTGAAGAAGCAACCATCTTGGATCACCAAGTCAGAGATACCTATTTCTCTTTAG